A genomic window from Sanguibacter antarcticus includes:
- a CDS encoding ABC-F family ATP-binding cassette domain-containing protein, with the protein MAHLLGADGLRFMAGTRTLLDGISLGIDDGDRIGVVGPNGAGKSTLMRLLSGKLTPDDGRVTQVGGLSVGMLDQRDEVVPGQTVRDVVFGDAEEHTWATDAKIRSVHMGLLGDLDLDQDADALSGGQRRRVALAALLVAEHDVIFLDEPTNHLDVEGVAWLAEHLRERYARQGARGALVVVTHDRWFLDAVCTRMWEVTGDGSGAVEGYEGGYAAYVLTRAERARAASVTAEKRNNLLRKELAWLQRGAPARTSKPKFRLDAAAALIADEPAPRDPLELTRMATKRLGKDVLDLEGVTLRVPNADGSANADGRVLFDDVTWRLGPGDRYGIVGVNGAGKTTLLKLLSGRSVPESGRVKRGKTIDVAELTQDVDELDQIAGLRVLEVIEREKRTVEVDGKELTAAQLVERLGFTRERSSTLVRDLSGGERRRLQLLRLLVGEPNVLLLDEPTNDLDTDTLASLEDLLDGWPGTLIVVSHDRYLLERVCDRQIALLGDGTLRDLPGGVEQYLELRNAAIALRDSGGSAPSTSAGAPDGAGDDGAAAPSGAEVRAAKKEINRIERRLSKIAELETRVHDKMAAQATDHTAVAALDAELKVLGAEKDALEDEWMVVAETAG; encoded by the coding sequence TTGGCTCACCTCTTGGGCGCTGACGGTCTGCGCTTCATGGCTGGTACGCGCACGCTGCTCGACGGCATCAGTCTCGGGATCGACGACGGGGACCGGATCGGGGTCGTCGGCCCCAACGGTGCCGGCAAGTCGACGCTCATGCGTCTGCTCTCCGGGAAGCTCACGCCGGACGACGGCCGGGTGACACAGGTCGGCGGCCTGTCCGTCGGGATGCTCGACCAGCGCGACGAGGTGGTGCCCGGCCAGACCGTCCGCGACGTCGTGTTCGGCGACGCCGAGGAGCACACCTGGGCGACGGACGCGAAGATCCGGTCCGTGCACATGGGGCTCCTGGGCGATCTCGACCTCGACCAGGACGCGGACGCGCTCTCGGGCGGGCAGCGTCGCCGGGTCGCGCTCGCGGCGCTCCTCGTCGCCGAGCACGACGTGATCTTCCTCGACGAGCCGACCAACCACCTCGACGTCGAGGGCGTGGCGTGGCTCGCGGAGCACCTGCGCGAGCGGTACGCCCGTCAGGGAGCCCGCGGCGCGCTCGTCGTCGTGACCCACGACCGGTGGTTCCTCGATGCCGTGTGCACCCGCATGTGGGAGGTCACCGGTGACGGCAGCGGTGCCGTCGAGGGGTACGAGGGCGGGTACGCGGCCTACGTGCTCACGCGGGCCGAGCGTGCGCGTGCCGCGTCGGTCACGGCGGAGAAGCGCAACAACCTGCTCCGCAAGGAGCTCGCCTGGTTGCAGCGCGGGGCACCCGCCCGCACGTCGAAGCCGAAGTTCCGGCTCGACGCGGCGGCGGCGCTCATCGCGGACGAGCCGGCGCCGCGCGACCCGCTCGAGCTGACGCGGATGGCGACGAAGCGGCTCGGCAAGGACGTGCTCGACCTCGAGGGCGTCACTCTGCGCGTGCCCAACGCGGACGGGTCGGCGAACGCTGACGGGCGCGTGCTCTTCGACGACGTGACGTGGCGTCTCGGTCCGGGCGACCGGTACGGGATCGTCGGCGTCAACGGTGCGGGCAAGACGACGCTCCTCAAGCTCCTCTCGGGGCGCTCCGTCCCGGAGTCGGGCCGCGTCAAGCGCGGCAAGACCATCGACGTCGCCGAGCTGACGCAGGACGTCGACGAGCTGGACCAGATCGCCGGGCTGCGGGTGCTCGAGGTGATCGAGCGCGAGAAGCGCACCGTCGAGGTCGACGGCAAGGAGCTCACCGCGGCTCAGCTCGTCGAGCGGCTGGGCTTCACGCGGGAGCGGTCGTCGACGCTCGTCCGAGACCTCTCGGGTGGAGAGCGTCGTCGGCTCCAGCTCTTGCGCCTGCTCGTCGGGGAGCCCAACGTGCTCCTGCTCGACGAGCCGACGAACGACCTCGACACGGACACGCTCGCCTCGCTCGAGGACCTGCTCGACGGCTGGCCGGGGACGCTCATCGTCGTGTCCCACGACCGCTACCTGCTCGAGCGGGTCTGCGACCGGCAGATCGCTCTCCTCGGCGACGGCACGCTGCGCGACCTGCCGGGGGGAGTCGAGCAGTATCTCGAGCTGCGGAACGCCGCGATCGCGCTGCGTGACAGCGGTGGCTCCGCGCCGTCGACGAGCGCGGGCGCCCCGGACGGAGCCGGTGACGACGGCGCCGCTGCTCCGAGCGGTGCCGAGGTGCGGGCCGCGAAGAAGGAGATCAACCGGATCGAGCGCCGCCTGAGCAAGATCGCAGAGCTCGAGACGCGGGTCCACGACAAGATGGCGGCGCAGGCCACCGACCACACGGCGGTCGCGGCGCTCGACGCGGAGCTCAAGGTTCTCGGAGCCGAGAAGGACGCGCTCGAAGACGAGTGGATGGTCGTCGCGGAGACCGCCGGCTGA
- a CDS encoding MarR family winged helix-turn-helix transcriptional regulator: MERQQPHEDEVDRITAAWRRVRPDLDVSPLAVLSRVSRLNRHLDIARRGAFARYTLEPWEFDVLAALRRSGEPYALSPGALLTQTMVTSGTMTNRIDRLETRLFVERLPSPGDRRGVLVRLTPSGLTTVDAAFSDLLDVEHQVLAVLDPADQPEIADLLRRLVAQFDELT; the protein is encoded by the coding sequence ATGGAGCGTCAGCAGCCGCACGAGGACGAGGTCGACCGGATCACCGCCGCATGGCGCCGCGTCCGACCTGACCTCGACGTCTCGCCGCTGGCCGTCCTCTCGCGCGTGAGCCGCCTCAACCGGCACCTCGACATCGCGCGCCGCGGTGCGTTCGCCCGCTACACCCTCGAGCCGTGGGAGTTCGACGTCCTCGCCGCGCTCCGCAGGTCCGGCGAGCCGTACGCGCTCTCGCCCGGCGCGCTCCTCACCCAGACGATGGTCACGAGCGGCACGATGACCAACCGCATCGACCGGCTCGAGACACGCCTCTTCGTCGAACGGCTCCCCTCGCCGGGCGACCGCCGCGGCGTCCTCGTGCGGCTCACCCCGTCTGGGCTCACGACCGTCGACGCGGCGTTCTCCGACCTGCTCGACGTCGAGCACCAGGTCCTCGCGGTCCTCGACCCGGCCGACCAGCCAGAGATCGCCGACCTGCTCCGGCGCCTCGTGGCGCAGTTCGACGAGCTGACCTGA
- the rsmA gene encoding 16S rRNA (adenine(1518)-N(6)/adenine(1519)-N(6))-dimethyltransferase RsmA, which translates to MTNTLNALLGPVQIRDLAGRLGVRPTKTLGQNFVHDAGTVRKIVRSAGIEAGQHVVEVGPGLGSLTLGLLEAGVSVVAVEIDPVLAAQLPLTVREMAPEQADRLTVVVQDALTVKELPGPPPTALVANLPYNVAVPVLLTFLERFPSLDRVLVMVQAEVADRLAAPPGNRTYGIPSVKAAWYASARRTATIGRSVFWPVPNVDSALVLLERRDHPQTTASRQSVFRVVDAAFAQRRKTLRGALSGLAGSPAAAQSALEAAGVDPGARGERLTVAEFARIAEALEAAATETAEGGA; encoded by the coding sequence ATGACGAACACCCTGAACGCCCTGCTCGGTCCGGTGCAGATCCGTGACCTGGCAGGGCGTCTTGGTGTCCGGCCCACGAAGACCCTCGGTCAGAACTTCGTCCACGACGCAGGCACCGTCCGCAAGATCGTGCGCTCCGCGGGCATCGAGGCAGGGCAGCACGTCGTCGAGGTCGGCCCAGGGCTCGGCTCCTTGACGCTCGGTCTCCTCGAGGCAGGAGTGAGCGTCGTCGCCGTCGAGATCGACCCTGTCTTGGCCGCACAGCTGCCGCTCACCGTCCGCGAGATGGCCCCCGAGCAGGCCGACCGGCTCACGGTCGTCGTGCAGGACGCGCTCACGGTGAAGGAGCTTCCCGGCCCGCCGCCCACGGCGCTCGTCGCGAACCTCCCGTACAACGTCGCCGTCCCCGTGCTCCTCACGTTCCTCGAGCGCTTCCCCTCTCTCGACCGCGTCCTCGTCATGGTCCAGGCAGAGGTCGCAGACCGGCTCGCGGCCCCACCCGGCAACCGGACGTACGGCATCCCCTCCGTCAAGGCCGCCTGGTACGCGAGCGCCCGGCGCACCGCGACGATCGGACGGTCCGTGTTCTGGCCGGTGCCCAACGTCGACTCGGCGCTGGTCCTCCTCGAGCGCCGGGACCACCCGCAGACCACAGCCTCCAGGCAGAGTGTCTTCCGGGTCGTCGACGCGGCCTTCGCCCAACGCCGCAAGACGCTCCGCGGAGCGCTCTCCGGCCTCGCCGGTTCGCCGGCTGCGGCGCAGTCGGCGCTCGAGGCCGCGGGCGTCGACCCCGGCGCTCGCGGTGAGCGCCTGACCGTCGCGGAGTTCGCGCGGATCGCCGAGGCGCTGGAGGCCGCTGCCACGGAGACTGCCGAGGGCGGCGCGTGA
- a CDS encoding ABC transporter permease → MSAGDRSSGTWDAVRLVAGREIVQRARTKSFVWTTVVLLVLIVAATVGASFVIGSEKTLRVGVTEQTASLAGAITATTESLGPRVEVDTVTDADGRARVADESLDALVVGTADDFSVVAKTTLDIDLTTALSVLDQQAALAAEIDALGGDPDTVSAAVASAALDVESLEPPPEVDGSQILAAYVVGILLFVALQTCGQMVAQGVVEEKTSRVVELLLATLRPWQLMTGKVAGIGAIGLAQVALLTGTGVAASSLLGLTDSISVDLGSTALWATTWFVVGFTMYALLFAALAALVSRQEEVASVTSPVLVLMMLPYIVGVSVAPWAPDNPLVAWLSYLPFTSPLIMPIRVALGAVPDWQVFAVLAGNLAVVPFLVWFSSRVYSNAVLRTGSRIKVRDAFKAA, encoded by the coding sequence ATGAGCGCCGGCGACCGTTCGTCCGGCACCTGGGATGCCGTCCGCCTCGTCGCGGGCCGGGAGATCGTGCAGCGCGCTCGGACGAAGTCGTTCGTGTGGACGACCGTCGTGCTCCTCGTGCTCATCGTCGCCGCCACGGTGGGCGCGTCGTTCGTCATCGGGTCCGAGAAGACCCTGCGCGTCGGGGTCACGGAGCAGACCGCCTCGCTGGCCGGTGCGATCACCGCGACCACCGAGAGCCTCGGCCCACGGGTCGAGGTCGACACGGTCACGGACGCCGACGGGCGCGCTCGGGTCGCCGACGAGAGCCTCGACGCGCTCGTGGTCGGGACGGCCGACGACTTCTCCGTCGTCGCCAAGACGACGCTCGACATCGACCTCACCACCGCCCTGAGCGTCCTCGACCAGCAGGCCGCCCTCGCGGCGGAGATCGACGCTCTCGGCGGTGATCCCGACACCGTGAGCGCCGCCGTCGCCTCCGCGGCGCTCGACGTCGAGTCGCTCGAGCCGCCGCCCGAGGTCGACGGCTCGCAGATCCTTGCGGCCTACGTCGTGGGCATCCTCCTGTTCGTCGCCCTCCAGACCTGCGGCCAGATGGTCGCGCAGGGCGTCGTCGAGGAGAAGACGAGCCGGGTCGTCGAGCTGTTGCTCGCCACCCTGCGACCGTGGCAGCTCATGACCGGGAAGGTCGCCGGCATCGGAGCCATCGGGCTCGCCCAGGTCGCGCTGCTCACCGGCACGGGCGTCGCCGCATCGAGCCTGCTGGGCCTCACCGACTCGATCTCGGTGGACCTGGGCTCGACAGCCCTGTGGGCGACCACGTGGTTCGTCGTCGGGTTCACGATGTACGCGCTCCTCTTCGCAGCGCTGGCCGCGCTCGTCTCGCGACAGGAAGAGGTCGCGTCCGTCACGTCGCCGGTCCTCGTCCTCATGATGCTCCCGTACATCGTCGGAGTCTCTGTGGCCCCCTGGGCGCCGGACAACCCGCTCGTGGCCTGGCTCTCCTACCTGCCGTTCACGTCACCGCTCATCATGCCGATCCGCGTCGCACTCGGTGCGGTGCCCGACTGGCAGGTGTTCGCCGTGCTCGCCGGGAACCTCGCGGTCGTCCCGTTCCTCGTGTGGTTCAGCAGCCGCGTCTACAGCAACGCGGTGCTCCGCACCGGCAGCCGGATCAAGGTCAGAGACGCGTTCAAGGCCGCCTGA
- a CDS encoding 4-(cytidine 5'-diphospho)-2-C-methyl-D-erythritol kinase, whose protein sequence is MTGPTLVTAARTAVKVRAPAKVNLSLHVGPREDDGYHPLITVFQAVSLYEEVVAVEADDLSLTVTGPGAEYVPLDGTNLALRAARALADRTGTDRGALLEITKGVPVAGGMAGGSADAAAALVALDALWGTGLTREELAEVAATLGADVPFALQGHTAVGTGRGDVLTPAMVRGTFHWAFALRAEGLSTPDVFRHFDEIVGRGRDLAPDADTALMAALRAGDAPRLGLALSNDLQGPAIDLAPDLAETIGAAANAGALGVVVSGSGPTVAALGRSHQHALAIAAEMTLAGVCESAVCASGPVPGARVIL, encoded by the coding sequence GTGACCGGGCCGACGCTCGTCACGGCGGCGCGCACCGCGGTCAAGGTCCGGGCACCCGCGAAGGTCAACCTGTCGCTGCACGTAGGACCGCGCGAGGACGACGGCTACCACCCGCTCATCACGGTCTTCCAGGCGGTCTCGTTGTACGAGGAGGTCGTCGCGGTCGAGGCGGACGACCTCTCGCTCACGGTGACCGGGCCGGGGGCGGAGTACGTGCCGCTCGACGGGACGAACCTTGCGCTGCGGGCGGCTCGAGCGCTCGCCGACCGCACCGGTACGGACCGGGGCGCGCTGCTCGAGATCACCAAGGGTGTTCCGGTGGCGGGCGGCATGGCAGGCGGGTCTGCAGACGCGGCGGCAGCGCTCGTCGCGCTCGACGCCCTGTGGGGCACGGGACTGACCCGGGAGGAGCTCGCCGAGGTCGCCGCCACGCTGGGCGCCGACGTACCGTTCGCGCTCCAGGGGCACACCGCGGTGGGCACGGGACGCGGCGACGTCCTCACGCCGGCGATGGTCCGGGGGACGTTCCACTGGGCGTTCGCGCTCCGCGCCGAAGGCCTCTCGACCCCTGACGTCTTCCGGCACTTCGACGAGATCGTCGGCCGAGGGCGTGATCTGGCGCCCGACGCGGACACGGCACTCATGGCGGCGCTGCGTGCCGGTGACGCGCCCCGGCTCGGCCTCGCGCTGTCGAACGACCTCCAGGGGCCGGCGATCGACCTCGCCCCCGACCTTGCTGAGACAATAGGTGCGGCGGCCAACGCCGGGGCGCTCGGGGTCGTCGTCTCGGGCTCTGGGCCGACCGTGGCTGCGCTCGGGCGCAGCCACCAGCACGCGCTCGCGATCGCTGCGGAGATGACTCTCGCAGGGGTGTGCGAGTCTGCAGTCTGCGCGTCGGGCCCGGTGCCCGGCGCCCGCGTCATCCTCTGA
- a CDS encoding ABC transporter ATP-binding protein produces MPSLEIDSLSKTYGALRALDSLSFSVGSGEIFGFVGSNGAGKSTTMRIALGVLTADSGEVRWDGRPLDLEARRRVGYMPEERGLYPKMKVGEQLVYLARLHGLTSSAATASMERWTEVLGVAGRRGDDVQKLSLGNQQRVQLAAALVHDPDVLILDEPFSGLDPVAVDVMSSVLRERADAGAPVIFSSHQLDLVERLCDRVGIIKAGSMVTLGSVAELRSSTAPRWLVDAPGAPPGWASALPGVTTLSTDGTRTVVEVGAAPDAEQAVLRAALATGPVREFAPQRPSLTDLYRHVVSHEAETTDAPGSTTVSAA; encoded by the coding sequence GTGCCCAGTCTTGAGATCGACTCCCTCTCGAAGACCTACGGTGCCTTGCGCGCCCTCGACAGCCTGTCGTTCTCGGTGGGCTCCGGCGAGATCTTCGGCTTCGTCGGGTCCAACGGTGCCGGGAAGTCGACCACCATGCGGATCGCTCTCGGCGTGCTCACAGCCGACTCGGGCGAGGTCCGCTGGGACGGGCGCCCCCTCGACCTCGAGGCGCGCCGCCGTGTCGGGTACATGCCTGAAGAGCGCGGCCTCTACCCGAAGATGAAGGTCGGGGAGCAGCTCGTCTACCTCGCTCGCCTGCACGGCCTCACGTCCAGCGCAGCCACGGCGTCCATGGAACGGTGGACCGAGGTCCTCGGCGTCGCGGGACGGCGCGGCGACGACGTGCAGAAGCTCTCCCTCGGCAACCAGCAGCGCGTCCAGCTCGCAGCGGCCCTCGTCCACGACCCGGACGTCCTCATCCTCGACGAGCCGTTCTCCGGGCTCGACCCGGTCGCCGTCGACGTCATGAGCAGCGTCCTGCGCGAGCGCGCCGACGCCGGCGCACCGGTCATCTTCTCCTCGCACCAGCTCGACCTCGTCGAGCGGCTCTGCGACCGCGTCGGGATCATCAAGGCCGGGTCCATGGTCACCCTGGGCAGCGTCGCCGAGCTCCGGTCCTCGACGGCGCCGCGCTGGCTCGTCGACGCGCCGGGCGCACCTCCCGGGTGGGCGAGCGCGCTGCCGGGCGTCACGACACTCTCGACCGACGGCACCCGGACCGTCGTCGAGGTCGGTGCAGCACCCGACGCCGAGCAGGCTGTCCTGCGTGCTGCGCTGGCCACCGGTCCGGTCCGCGAGTTCGCGCCGCAGCGCCCGAGCCTCACCGACCTGTACCGGCACGTCGTCAGCCACGAGGCCGAGACCACGGACGCGCCCGGCTCCACCACGGTGAGCGCGGCATGA
- a CDS encoding TetR/AcrR family transcriptional regulator gives MTAKARREQLLDVSRALFAEKGFEGTSVEEIAARATVSKPVVYEHFGGKEGIYAVIVDREIEGLTTALTGALTAGGHPKVLLERTALALLSYIEASEDGFRILVRDSPVAQATGTFSSLIGDVATQVEHLLADQFKRRDLDPSVAPIYAQMLVGMVALTGQHWLDARNPDKTEVAAHLVNLAWNGLAGLEREPALRSSVRD, from the coding sequence ATGACAGCCAAAGCACGCCGTGAGCAGCTGTTGGACGTGAGCCGTGCGCTCTTCGCGGAGAAGGGCTTCGAGGGGACGAGCGTCGAGGAGATCGCGGCTCGCGCGACCGTGTCCAAGCCCGTCGTCTACGAGCACTTCGGGGGCAAGGAAGGCATCTACGCGGTCATCGTCGACCGCGAGATCGAAGGGCTCACCACCGCTCTGACCGGCGCGCTCACCGCCGGAGGACACCCCAAGGTCCTCCTCGAGCGGACGGCGCTCGCGCTCCTGTCCTACATCGAGGCGTCCGAGGACGGCTTCAGGATCCTCGTCCGCGACTCACCCGTCGCGCAAGCGACGGGGACCTTCTCGAGCCTCATCGGGGACGTCGCGACGCAGGTCGAGCACCTGCTAGCCGACCAGTTCAAGCGCAGGGACCTCGACCCCAGCGTCGCCCCCATCTACGCCCAGATGCTCGTCGGGATGGTCGCGCTCACCGGTCAGCACTGGCTCGACGCGCGCAACCCCGACAAGACCGAGGTGGCCGCCCATCTCGTGAACCTCGCCTGGAACGGTCTCGCAGGGCTCGAGCGTGAGCCCGCCCTGCGGTCCTCGGTCCGGGACTGA
- a CDS encoding resuscitation-promoting factor, which produces MKNPFRGSAPHSTLSTPSTPSTPGSTSSFGSTSTTDASRPAAAPLSSEAASLDGAPSATARPGRRRRRTALIVGGGLALALVGGGTAVYADAHKTITLDVDGTVTTVSTLSGSVGGVLAEQGIAVGDDDLVAPAASAELTESSDVVVRYGRQITLEQDGVASEITTTAVDAEELLEAYASRSDVRLVASRSAADGRTAVGLRLSIDGPVDLLVDGETTRIDDGSVGLETIFAEAGVELGDLDRVTVQHLPTPEALKAQEQAAELAAQQVADAEAAPAETPADDATAPADVIADPRVDDTQLTIVVNRVAVADEAVEAPIPFETVTEEDATRYEDLAVVTKVEGVEGVQTTVHSVTKVDGVEESRTLVSDTTTTEPVTKVLVKGTKERPVVVAPKVTTPSAPTTSAPTTTATEPAPAVVTGDVWSRLAQCESGGNPTIVSSNGLYHGLYQFSVGTWQSLGGAGLPSQASAAEQTRLAQALQARSGWGQWPACSSKLGLR; this is translated from the coding sequence TTGAAGAACCCTTTCCGCGGCTCTGCGCCGCACAGCACCCTGAGCACCCCCAGCACCCCCAGCACCCCGGGCTCCACGAGCTCCTTCGGCTCGACCAGCACGACCGATGCGAGCCGCCCCGCGGCCGCCCCACTCTCTTCCGAGGCCGCGAGCCTCGACGGCGCTCCCTCCGCCACAGCACGCCCCGGCCGACGCCGTCGCCGTACCGCACTGATCGTCGGAGGCGGCCTCGCGCTCGCTCTGGTCGGTGGCGGGACCGCCGTCTACGCGGATGCGCACAAGACCATCACCCTCGACGTCGACGGCACCGTCACGACGGTGTCCACGCTGTCGGGCTCCGTCGGTGGCGTCCTCGCCGAGCAGGGGATCGCGGTCGGTGACGATGACCTCGTCGCCCCGGCGGCGAGCGCCGAGCTCACGGAGAGCTCCGACGTCGTGGTCCGCTACGGACGTCAGATCACGCTCGAGCAGGACGGCGTCGCCAGCGAGATCACGACCACCGCGGTCGATGCTGAGGAGCTGCTCGAGGCCTACGCCTCACGGAGCGACGTGCGTCTCGTCGCGTCGCGCTCCGCAGCCGACGGCCGCACCGCGGTCGGGCTCCGGCTGAGCATCGACGGCCCTGTGGACCTCCTTGTCGACGGCGAGACCACACGCATCGACGACGGCTCCGTCGGGCTCGAGACGATCTTCGCCGAAGCCGGTGTGGAGCTGGGAGACCTCGACCGGGTCACCGTCCAGCACCTGCCGACCCCGGAAGCGCTCAAGGCGCAGGAGCAGGCCGCCGAGCTCGCCGCGCAGCAGGTTGCAGACGCTGAGGCAGCGCCCGCAGAGACTCCTGCCGACGACGCCACCGCCCCAGCCGACGTGATCGCCGACCCGCGCGTCGACGACACCCAGCTGACGATCGTGGTCAACCGTGTCGCCGTCGCCGACGAAGCGGTCGAGGCGCCGATCCCGTTCGAGACGGTCACCGAAGAGGACGCCACGCGCTACGAGGACCTCGCCGTGGTGACGAAGGTCGAGGGCGTCGAGGGCGTCCAGACGACCGTGCACTCTGTGACGAAGGTCGACGGCGTCGAGGAGTCACGGACCCTGGTCTCCGACACGACCACGACCGAGCCCGTGACGAAGGTGCTCGTCAAGGGCACGAAGGAACGACCGGTCGTCGTCGCACCGAAGGTCACCACCCCGTCGGCACCCACCACCTCGGCACCCACGACGACCGCCACCGAGCCCGCTCCTGCGGTCGTCACCGGCGACGTCTGGTCCCGCCTCGCGCAGTGCGAGTCCGGCGGAAACCCGACGATCGTGAGCAGCAACGGTCTCTACCACGGCCTCTACCAGTTCTCGGTCGGTACGTGGCAGAGCCTCGGCGGCGCTGGCCTGCCGTCGCAGGCGTCCGCTGCTGAGCAGACACGCCTCGCACAGGCGCTCCAGGCGCGCTCGGGCTGGGGCCAGTGGCCTGCCTGCTCGTCCAAGCTCGGCCTGCGCTGA
- a CDS encoding ubiquitin-like domain-containing protein gives MIGNLRGVRGAAPQVPRPVRLVAQTVILATIVSGTTAFTTLHKSVTLEVNGDVRTVSVFGRTVDDVLAGQVVDLSANDKIYPEGSTIVNDGDLIVVRTLKDIQIEIDGEMQTIASTALTVGEVLDELGPRTEGATVSASRSEAVGRSTLKISTVKNLTVSIDGQLIERSTTAASVRDVLSDLGVVLSPGDVVSPELETTPVDGQVITVGRVAASTTTETEVLPFTVEETEDASIVVGQRVVKQTGRVGQAVTTYDIALVDGVESERTVVARQVIVAPRDELVSIGTLELPDPTTVVIDSGSARALGQSMALERGYGADEFACLESLWTKESNWNVTAENASSGAYGIPQSLPGSKMASVASDWRTNAATQITWGLNYIEGRYGTPCGAWAHSQSSGWY, from the coding sequence GTGATCGGTAACCTGCGAGGCGTCCGGGGTGCTGCGCCCCAAGTACCACGCCCTGTACGCCTGGTCGCACAGACGGTGATCCTCGCGACGATCGTCAGCGGCACCACCGCCTTCACGACGCTGCACAAGAGCGTGACGCTCGAGGTCAACGGCGACGTCCGGACCGTCTCGGTCTTCGGACGGACGGTCGACGACGTCCTCGCCGGTCAGGTCGTCGACCTGAGCGCGAACGACAAGATCTACCCGGAAGGCTCGACGATCGTCAACGACGGCGACCTCATCGTGGTGCGGACCCTCAAAGACATCCAGATCGAGATCGACGGCGAGATGCAGACGATCGCGTCGACCGCGCTCACGGTGGGCGAGGTGCTCGACGAGCTCGGACCGCGAACAGAGGGAGCGACCGTGTCGGCGTCTCGCTCCGAAGCAGTCGGTCGGTCGACACTGAAGATCTCCACGGTCAAGAACCTCACCGTCTCGATCGACGGCCAGCTCATCGAGCGCTCGACCACGGCGGCATCGGTGCGTGACGTGCTCAGCGACCTTGGCGTCGTCCTCAGCCCGGGCGACGTGGTCAGCCCTGAGCTCGAGACCACCCCGGTGGACGGTCAGGTGATCACCGTCGGCCGTGTCGCCGCGAGCACCACGACCGAGACCGAGGTGCTCCCGTTCACCGTCGAGGAGACGGAGGACGCATCGATCGTCGTCGGGCAGCGTGTGGTGAAGCAGACCGGCCGGGTCGGTCAGGCGGTCACGACCTATGACATCGCGCTCGTCGACGGGGTCGAGTCTGAGCGGACCGTCGTCGCTCGGCAGGTGATCGTGGCTCCGCGCGACGAGCTCGTCAGCATCGGGACGCTCGAGCTGCCCGACCCGACGACCGTCGTCATCGACTCAGGGTCTGCACGGGCGCTCGGGCAGTCAATGGCGCTCGAGCGCGGCTACGGGGCCGACGAGTTCGCCTGCCTCGAGAGCCTCTGGACCAAGGAGAGCAACTGGAACGTCACCGCCGAGAACGCCTCGAGCGGTGCCTACGGGATCCCGCAGTCGCTCCCCGGCTCCAAGATGGCGAGCGTGGCCTCGGACTGGCGGACCAACGCCGCGACCCAGATCACGTGGGGGCTCAACTACATCGAAGGCCGCTACGGCACCCCGTGCGGGGCGTGGGCCCACTCTCAGTCGTCCGGCTGGTACTGA